The genomic window CCCTAACATCCTCTCTATATAATCGAATGACTACACCAGGTGATTCACACCAGGCCTTCAGAACCAAATCTTAAACGTCTAATTCTTGGGACATCTTTCATTGTTTATGTACCTACATGATAATGAGAAAATCACCAGGGTAAATGTATGAACTACCAATGTGTGTGGGTCACTTGCCTTTTGTCTTTCTTCGGAGCCTTCTTTGCAAGCTTAGCAGTTTGTGCAGCAGCATCTGCTGAAGCAGCTTCTGGAGTTGCTCGTAGAATCTCACATATGAGTTGTTGGCATTCACTCTTCATCAATTAACACATAGAATTTCAATAAGCGTAAGTATGAGAATCCAAACATTTAGCTTCACGACAAATTAGATATTTGGAGTATAATAGCAAACCTGTAAGACTGTCAAGGGAAAACTGATAGTGTAGCCTCCAGTAGCTTGGGATGCTTCAGACTCGGTGTTCCAATTCACATCAGTAGGCAATGACCTTGGTGTGTTAATGTCATGTTGTGAAGCCTTCATCTCCAAAAGCTCTCCAATAACAACATGATTTTCTATAGAAGCAACAGTAACAAAATTTTTGAGCGTTGActattgaaaatgaaatattgaGATGAGTTTAAGAGTTGAATTTCTCACCAAATATCTTGACAATAGTATCTAAAATTGAGTCAAGAAGTTCCTTCGCTGCAGCCTGCGCTTTGCCTCCAGGAGCCATAAGAGGCGAAACAGGGCTCACAGCTAGGTGAGTTCCTGAATTTGATATCCCATTTTGAGGTTTCTCTTTTGATAACCGGTAGGCCTCTGACTGTCCTTTGATTAAATGCAATCCAGCAGCTACACTTCGATCACCCTGACTACACGCGGACTTTGACAAATTTGTAGTCTCCAGATGGGCTTTAATCTTGGATATTATGATTTCATGAATTGTGGGTCGAAGTTTTTGGCTGCAAGCGAACACAAAATCATAACTAAGAAAAGTTCACAATTTCTAAGCCGGAATGTGCTAATTTCCATCAAGTGGAAAACTACTGTGCTGCATCGGTTATCCATTTATCTTTAAATTCAAGAATGATAAAGGTTCAGTCCCAAAAATTACACATATACATTTAGTATCTAGTGATGACATGGGTGACAAGTTAACTAAAGAAATGAGGCCATCTGCTAGCGATCTAACACTAACAGATATTAAAGGAGTTATTAATCTATAACTATATCCAGCtgtgaaacagaaacagtagCATTtataaaaccatttaaaaaaatgaaaataattagaaaGCCAACCATATGATAGCACCAGCAGCTGCAACTTTGCCAAGCATGCAGAGACACTGAACAAGGGTCTGTAGATACTTCACATGCAGTGGATCATCACTCTTTCTTACTGCTTCCTGAAACAGGAGAAAACACATATCATGACACTAATGAAATATGGGGAGAAATATGTTATAAGGCTGAATCACAGACACATACAATAAACTCATCAGGAGTGGAATCAGAAAGCCATGGAGGAAGTTGGTGAGAAAGCAATTTACTATCAGTGCCATTCCTGGCAGTATCTGCGGTGGATTCATCATGTTCTACggagtcttcttcatcatgtCCATCAAATGATGAACTACGAAACACAATGTGATAAAAGATACAAACATTAGCAAAGTCAAGGAATAGCAAAACATGTAAAGTATATTTCGTAAAACTAGAACAAAGGTTGTGTGGCTAGACAAAGCAACTTCTGCAATAATCAGTTTACAGTatagtttcttttatcaacAAATATTCTAATGAAAGAATTTACAAGGAGAATCTCCACATAATGATTAGGAAATGATGCAAGTATATTAATCTCAGTATTAATAATAGAGCAAGTGAAAGCCTCTATGGAGAACTACAACTAAACAGACAGTTACTAAACATTGATCACTCAGAATAAAGTTAACAATATACACGAAAAAATGTTCCTAATATCTCATGAAGAATACACTGAAGGGAAAGGATGCTATATCATACCTTTCATCATTAGAAGCGGTTCTATATGAACCATTTGTGAGCCCTCTAACACCAAACTGACTATCACCTTTCAGTGTCCGTGTTCTACGTGACAGTGGTTGTGAGCTCATTCGACTAGCTGCAACAGCTGTTGTCGTTGGTacttcatcatctctttcatATATGCTTGACGCAACTGAACTGCAGCATAAACATGGTCAAGAACAGAAGATTGTGCACTGAAAGAAGTGATGAGGCAAACAATCAAACAAGCAGGCCACTAGATCCGAGGATAAAAAGCAGCACAGCTTCTGAAATTTGCTTATAGAATTGCAAAAGAAACCTACCTGTATTCACCTCTATTGTATAGGTGTGCATGCAAATCATCTagaattttgaagaaaagggCTCCCCGCAACTTAGTTAGCTCAGATCTGACATCTTGAAGAGCACCAACCTAGGTTAACGTACCAAAATATCTATGAGTTCAACATACAAGTGAACAGTAGATCCCTTGGACAGAGATATTTCTAAAGTCCCAACAGAACTTCGATGATCCCAGATCCTCTTCAATGgatttattacaaaacaatCCTAGAGATCAAATTGATAAATGAATGGGAAGACCCACAATATTCCCATGACAATGCATTTGTTAAAATTGGCAGTAAGTAAATTACCGTTTGAAGCCCCTCACGCTCCAGCATTAGAGACGACTGGAGATACACTTGAATAGCAGCGTAAAACTGCTTATCAGCAATGAGCTTCTCAATACGAGATGGAACCTGTTCAAGGTTTCAAGAGGCAGGGTCACCATTTTCACATCAGAAAAGCAGTTTCTTTTAAGTAAgccaaaatgaaaaaaaagtaagtacATATATCGGGAGCATATCAACAAAAGTAACATCAGAGATACAGAGATGATGAATGAAGTATGAAACTTGATAGCAGCGCAGATACATAGCAAGCACTGTAAactcaaaataaacaaagaaatgttACAGCTAATCCAACCAACCTTGGCAATGCCCTCGATTTGATCCAAAAGTGAGATGATGTGCCGCAATGTAACAGAACGGTACCACAACTGATGTAATTGTTTATTGCGTGCACCCAAGCTCTGTTTCGCTTCTGCTAAATCGTGCTTCAAGTCGCCTATCTTTTCAGTGGACTCACTGAATAATCGCAAGATCTGATGAGGAATACATTGAAAGCAgagcaaaagaagagagataatCAAAACCAAGGTGTTCCACAAATGAAATTTTAGTAGATAAATTACAACAGAGGGTACtattccaaaaagaaaattctacaTGCAGAAACCATAGAAGCAGCCATAGTTAGTATCAATATTAGATTTGTTGTATCTTTGGCAAATGAAGCGTGCAATATGGAAGTCAATAAGCGGTAACAGAGGATGCTACTTTAGAATAACAGAACGAACTATCCAATAAAAAGGAAGAGCTAACAGATATTAGAAACCTGTGAATAGTTTTGAATGGCCTTGTTGAAACCACCATGATAAGCATGGACAACTTCATCAACAACCTCCTCGACAACATCACTTTGTTCCTTTAATATATGAATGTCAGCTTCACGGTCTTTTGATGTCAAAATATGAACAACATGTGGTAAAGAGTCAAATCGTGCAGCAGCCCAGCTCTCATCTATTCTTGCCAGCTCCTCCCTAAGGTACTGCAATAACCATCAACACTCAGGcacatatacacacacatgTACTCCAAAACCAAATACATAACCAAATCAAGAGTGGTGGTAATTCAGTCAATTTCTTGTCTAGCCATCGTACAACTTCTTACAATTAACTCCAACCCCGAAATGAagagatataagaaaaagaaccGTTATACTTAAATGTCCCTATAAATCCCCAAGGGGATGAAAGAACACCATAGAACAACACAATTCCTCATAAGCCCAAACTTCAGGTTTTCCAACTCAAGTAGGAGTCTACGAGTGAGGAAAGTGAACTTACAGTTTTATCCGAGGGTACAGGCAAACCATTGAAAATCCCCATGCTGGCGAACTCACTCCGATTGGCTTATTAGAGCCGAAATGAATGTTCCTCAGCACATTCCAATCAAAGCTCTCTGTAGCTGAAAGCAAAAGTCCAAAACCCCAAGACGAGTTAAACACATACACGAGCTAGAGACCGCGATATTACGCAGTTCAGTACACACAAAGAAGCTAGTGGACCCAACGGCGAACATAGAATTCAAGTCAGGAGAACAAAATGTGAACAATTCAATCATTACTCCTTCAGCGAAAGATCTGAGAATCATAATTCGAATTACATGAAAAATTCAACTGATGACGAGACTATCGGCgtatacaaaaattaatcaaacacTACGTCTGGAAGTAGATCTAGAGAGAAAAGAATATCGAGAAACAAATTCGATTTCAGCTGCGAATCTTACCTGGGATACGAATCCACGCTAGAATCTGATCAACACGTTCCCGATCACGAAGAGAAAAGCTAAATCTCgagaaaatggagaagacgaagaagaaaaggtaaaaatctATACGATACGCGTTTGTTTTATTCTCCttccaatttcttcttctaattttccagacttttcttctctctctatttttttttctttttctgttttactttttccttgttttctgttttttcccaaataataatttaaaaatcgTGGGAAACTAAATCATCAAAAAGCTCTTCaattaaataaagataaaGTTAATCCAGTAACCAAACaatccttttcttcttcctcttctcatcGATCACTCTCCTGCAGTTTCTACGGCGACGGAAACGATGAATCCACCGGATAATTATGTTCCGTCTGTTTCTCACTCTCAATTCTctactcctcctcctccacagTCGAGCTCAAACACCAATACCGAAACAAGTTTGAATCCATTTCCGAATTCGATCTCTACCTCAATCTCTAACCCTAGTTTTGAGCAGATGGTCTCATTCTCCGCACCAAAGAAACGAAGGAGAGGACGTTCTCAGCGCTCAATGTCTTCGCTTAATTCCCTTCCCGTCCCTAACGTAGGTCTTCTTCCTGGTAACAGTAATTTCGTGtcatcttcagcttcttcttccggtAGATTTAACGTAGAGGTCGTCAATGGATCAAACCAGACTGTGAAAAGTTATCCTGGGATTGGTGATGAGATCATTACGATTAACAAGGAAGCTACCACTGAAGCTTTGCTTGCTCTCACTGCTGGGTTTCCTGCTGATTCGCTTACCGAGGAAGAGATTGAATTCGGTGTGGTGCCTATTGTTGGAGGCATTGAACAAGTCAATTACATTTTGATTAGGAACCACATTATATCCAAATGGCGAGAAAATATATCTAGTTGGGTCACAAAGGAGATGTTTCTTAATTCGATTCCTAAACATTGTAGTAGTCTCTTAGATTCGGCTTATAATTACTTGGTTACACATGGATATATCAATTTTGGAATAGCACAGGCGATTAAAGATAAGTTTCCTGCTCAGTCAAGCAAGTCTAGTGTGATTATAGTTGGTGCTGGTTTATCTGGGTTGGCTGCAGCTAGGCAACTGATGAGGTTTGGCTTCAAAGTCACGGTTTTGGAGGGTAGGAAACGACCCGGTGGACGGGTTTATACCAAAAAGATGGAAGCTAATAGGGTAGGTGCTGCAGCGGATTTAGGTGGGAGTGTTTTGACTGGAACATTAGGAAATCCTTTAGGGATTATAGCGAGACAGCTTGGTTCTTCTCTCTATAAGGTACGAGACAAGTGTCCTCTTTATAGGGTGGATGGTAAGCCGGTTGATCCAGATGTGGATATAAAGGTTGAGGTAGCGTTTAACCAGCTTCTAGACAAGGCAAGTAAACTTAGGCAGTTGATGGGTGATGTTTCCATGGATGTCTCCCTTGGGGCAGCACTCGAGACATTCAGGCAGGTTTCTGGGAATGATGTGGCCACCGAGGAGATGGGTTTGTTTAACTGGCATCTTGCTAACTTGGAGTATGCAAATGCGGGCCTAGTATCAAAGCTTTCTCTTGCATTCTGGGATCAAGATGACCCATATGATATGGGTGGAGATCACTGCTTTCTGCCTGGAGGAAATGGAAGGCTGGTTCAGGCTTTGGCTGAAAATGTACCAATATTATATGAGAAGACCGTCCAAACAATCAGATATGGTTCAAATGGTGTCAAGGTAACTGCTGGAAATCAAGTGTATGAGGGTGATATGGTGCTGTGTACAGTTCCCCTTGGTGTCCTTAAGAACGGATCCATCAAATTTGTTCCCGAATTACCTCAGAGAAAGCTTGATTGTATAAAGAGATTAGGTTTTGGGTTACTGAATAAAGTTGCAATGCTCTTTCCGTATGTATTTTGGAGCACAGATCTCGATACCTTTGGGCATCTTACTGAGGATCCGAACTATCGAGGTGAATTCTTTCTGTTCTATAGCTACGCACCGGTTGCTGGTGGTGCTCTCTTGATCGCGTTGGTTGCGGGAGAAGCTGCTCATAAGTTTGAGACAATGCCACCCACTGACGCAGTGACTCGTGTTCTTCATATTCTTAGGGGTAATAGATTTCACTATCTATTGATTGTCATTTAAttgaatttcaatttttacCTGTCAATATCAATCTTCAAGAATTATTAGTTGAGGATTTGTATTCCAGATTTGTTAAAGTTGATGCTAGCGTCTGACGCAAGTTCCATTTTAATGAATATCAGGTATTTATGAACCTCAAGGAATAAATGTCCCTGATCCACTTCAAACGGTCTGCACCAGATGGGGTGGGGATCCATTCAGTTTAGGATCTTACTCTAATGTTGCAGTGGGAGCTTCAGGCGATGATTACGATATATTAGCAGAAAGTGTGGGAGATGGAAGGCTTTTCTTTGCCGGAGAAGCCACAACAAGGCGATACCCTGCAACCATGCATGGAGCTTTTGTTACTGGTCTGCGAGAAGCTGCAAACATGGCTCAATCTGCAAAGGCCCGAGGCATAAGGAAAAGAATCGATAGGAACCCATCAAGGAATGCTCATTCCTGTGCCATTCTTCTTGCAGATTTATTTAGGGACCCTGATCTGGAATTTGGGAGTTTTTGCATAATCTTTAGTAGGAGGAATCCAGACCCAAAATCTCCTGCTATTTTGAGGGTAACTCTAAGCGAGCCTCGTAAGAGAAACGAGGACCCAAAAGCAGATCAGCACTCAAACAAGATACTGTTTCAGCAGCTTCAGTCTCATTTCAACCAGCAGCAACAGATTCAGGTGTATACATTATTAACTAGACAACAGGCTCTTGACCTGAGAGAAGTCAGAGGTGGTGATGAAAAGAGACTATACTATCTCTGTGAGACACTTGGAGTGAAACTGGTGGGGAGAAAAGGTCTTGGTGTTGGAGCTGATTCAGTCATTGCTTCTATTAAAGCCGAGCGAACTGGTCGCAAGCTACCATCATCATCTACCTCAGGCACAAAATCTGGTTAGGCTCCGTAATTTCCTGATTTGATTACTCCTTACTTACCGGATAGAACCAGTAGCAACATCTCTAACTTCTTCTATATTGAGTAGGTATATTAAAAGCAAAATCCGGTGCATTGAAGCGGAAGATGATCAGGTTTGCTACGAAATCATATGTGCAATAATTTCTCTCACttatcaaaaacaacattacAGAGAACCTTTCTGTTGCACAGAAGGATTAAAGGACCGTTGCCGCTGAAGCAAAGTAATAACAATGGCGTCTCAGAGAGTATAAAATCAGAGTCTTTAGGTAATGGCAAATCCTtagagcaacaacaacaacctaGAATAGTAGAGTCGATAGGAGGAGGTAGCAGCATGCAAGGGGAAAGCAAGTCTTTGAGCACAGGAGTTGCATCTAGTTCTGGTATTCATTTTTCGTAACTTCTTTGTTCCTTTTGAAATTCTGATCATTTACATCGATAATAACTCACACGTAGGTGGTTCCTTACATGTTGGTGGTGAGACGATGAAAAAGATTGAACAATGACTTTTGGAGAATCCCTGTTTGATACAACATCTGTAGTTCACAAAATTTGTACTTCATAATCCATTTCTATTGTAACAACTAACAAATTtaagttataaattttttcCTAATGATAATTTGTCTGGTATGTTTCCAGACTTTTTATTTGcaaatgtaaaaagaaaatatttgattttttcttgcttcattacatcgaattttttttgtttgttctttaccaatataaatacaaataccCTTTGAAAGCTCAGCTTTCAAAACTGGAacacaaaaattgaaattaagtggaaatgaagaagaggaagattcATCATAGCGACGACGAAGAGGACGACACTTTCTACTATCGCTATTCCTCCGTCGCGGCACCACCACCTTCGAACCCTAAACACCAACCTTCTTCCTCCGCCAAATCATCAGCTCCCGGCGGCGGATCTGGCGGCTTAGCTCCTTCAAAATCAACACTCTACGTCTCCAATCTCGATTTCTCCCTCACCAATTCCGACATCCACACTCTATTCTCCACTTTCGGCAAGGTCGCGAGAGTCACTGTTCTCAAAGATCGCCACACTCGCCAATCTCGTGGCGTCGCGTTCGTGCTCTACGTCTCTCGTGAAGACGCGGCTAAAGCGGCGCGTTCTATGGACGCCAAGATTCTTAATGGTCGGAAACTGACGGTTTCGATCGCCGCTGATAATGGACGTGCGTCGGAGTTTATTAAGAAGAGAGTTTACAAGGATAAATCGAGGTGTTACGAGTGTGGAGACGAAGGGCATCTTTCGTACGAGTGCCCTAAAAATCAGTTAGGTCCAAGGGAGAGACCACCGCCGCCGAAGAAAAGGGGGCGGCGGAAGGAGGAGGAAGGTGAGGCTGAGGAAATTAGTTGGTCTGCGGCGGCGCCTTCGTTGGCTGTGGCGGAGGAGGAATTTGAGGAGGAGAATTGGGCTTCGGTGGTGGATAATGAAGCTGGAGAGAGgttgagaaaaagagaagcagaggaagaagaagagaggaggatgaagagaaaggagaagaaagttagCTACTTTAGTGAtgagagtgatgatgaagattaGCTTCTTAGATTCATTTTATGGTTTGTGAATactgaaagagagagattgatcAAAGTTCAGGAACAATTACAATCTTCTGGTTTCGTCTTCGTATGTGATCATGTTTGATGACTCTGGTTGTTCTGTCTTGAGTGATATAGTTCTTGGTTTGAAGATTACATTGTTGTTCATCAATGCATTTTAGCTCTTGATTTTTATGAGTTCTTAACAGTCCATTGTATCTCTGCAACTTATTGAGTTTATGTAtagtaaaatcattttttcaggTATGTGAATTGTGAAACAACACCAAtcagagaaaaaagagattgatttggtttcgtCTTCATTTTACATTTGTTTGATGACTGGATATGTCCAAGTGAAGTTACATTTTGACTCATATAACTTGTGTAAGTTCTTAATTTCTGATTGCATTCTTGTGCAGCtcacttttttatttgaagaCTGCACTGTTGTACAATATACTTTGGGTAATGCACAAAGTCTTAAGAGTCTTGTTGCAGAAACCTGAAGAATTTTAAAGCTGTCCTGCTGTCTTCCTCACTCAAAACTTTCAGCTGGAACTGCTCCCGGTCTGCGTAGAGAACAAGTGTTTCATTATTTATGCATAGATTTAAGACCATAGGTGACTTTGGTGCAACATTTTTAAGATTGACTAACCAGTAACTCATGATCTCCCATGATTTCTTCAGTTAACTCAAAGATAGGTTTATCAGCACTGTTCGGAACCATAGCTGCAAACACAACTGGTTCCAGCCCTGCATTTGATCCACCACTTTTTAAAATGACATGCATTAAAGTCTCCCttttattgtttcattttgaatttgtattgTAGGTACCAGTTTCTGGGAATGCATCAAtgaacatcatcatctcctctCCTGTCAAACCAGATAAGAAGCAGATCCGAGGCAGTGATTCCGCGATCTGCACAGCGGATTTACGtaagaaacaagacaaaagaacCTGAATGTGGAATTGAAACGCCACTTACTTTCACTCTCTTCAGGTCAGGCTGTTTTGTGGTAACTGCTTCCCATAACGAACGCTTGATCATATCGTCTGTACAGAACACAATCTGGGGTCCAAACAGCAACATAAGGTTTTATGAAATCTGCAAAAGTTTTAGGATCATGCAAGagtcagagagagagagaagtcaGATAACCTCCATGAATTCGCCATCGAGTTCCTTGAGAAGTTCTTGTATCTGCATTACAAGATGATGGATTAATCCAAAGACTCAAAAAAGCTTTGGAAGTTTGATATCCATCTAATGTATATATCACCTTTTGTGCTTCATGAAGTTGAAGGCCAAGCAACAGCAAAACCtgcaaaaaaagattgaatcaaAGTGTTTGTCATCATCACAGACTATCTATCAACACTCAACAGTATACAAAGTTGAAAGGGACAAATAAACTGACTGGAGGGCCGAATCGAGGATCTTGAGGATCTAAAGGTACAAACTTGGAATCTTCCTCAAGTGTCTTTGGAATCTCTTGAGCTGAATTTCTAACACATAGCTTTTGCTTCTTGAGCTTTGTGTTTGTGTGGTGAGATTTACTCTTTGTCCATAACAAAGAAGACGTAACTAGCCCAAAGATGCGAGAAGAGCTTCCTAAGTACGtatatgaagatgatgaagaagttggCTTTGAGATTGCAGACCCCAACGAAGAAATCGACATTGCTCCTTGTCTCCTAATCTCATCTCTATCTTGCTTGTTAGATAAAATCGTTCATGTAGCCAATCATGTTTTGCCATGTGTCATGTAC from Arabidopsis thaliana chromosome 3, partial sequence includes these protein-coding regions:
- the U11/U12-31K gene encoding RNA recognition motif and CCHC-type zinc finger domains containing protein (RNA recognition motif and CCHC-type zinc finger domains containing protein; FUNCTIONS IN: RNA binding, nucleotide binding, zinc ion binding, nucleic acid binding; INVOLVED IN: biological_process unknown; LOCATED IN: cellular_component unknown; EXPRESSED IN: 16 plant structures; EXPRESSED DURING: 7 growth stages; CONTAINS InterPro DOMAIN/s: RNA recognition motif, RNP-1 (InterPro:IPR000504), Ribonucleoprotein, BRUNO-like (InterPro:IPR015903), Nucleotide-binding, alpha-beta plait (InterPro:IPR012677), Zinc finger, CCHC-type (InterPro:IPR001878); BEST Arabidopsis thaliana protein match is: ortholog of human splicing factor SC35 (TAIR:AT5G64200.2); Has 867 Blast hits to 867 proteins in 310 species: Archae - 0; Bacteria - 0; Metazoa - 452; Fungi - 160; Plants - 158; Viruses - 0; Other Eukaryotes - 97 (source: NCBI BLink).); translation: MKKRKIHHSDDEEDDTFYYRYSSVAAPPPSNPKHQPSSSAKSSAPGGGSGGLAPSKSTLYVSNLDFSLTNSDIHTLFSTFGKVARVTVLKDRHTRQSRGVAFVLYVSREDAAKAARSMDAKILNGRKLTVSIAADNGRASEFIKKRVYKDKSRCYECGDEGHLSYECPKNQLGPRERPPPPKKRGRRKEEEGEAEEISWSAAAPSLAVAEEEFEEENWASVVDNEAGERLRKREAEEEEERRMKRKEKKVSYFSDESDDED
- a CDS encoding vacuolar acid trehalase (unknown protein; FUNCTIONS IN: molecular_function unknown; INVOLVED IN: pollen development; LOCATED IN: chloroplast; Has 44 Blast hits to 44 proteins in 20 species: Archae - 0; Bacteria - 4; Metazoa - 0; Fungi - 0; Plants - 39; Viruses - 0; Other Eukaryotes - 1 (source: NCBI BLink).) — protein: MSISSLGSAISKPTSSSSSYTYLGSSSRIFGLVTSSLLWTKSKSHHTNTKLKKQKLCVRNSAQEIPKTLEEDSKFVPLDPQDPRFGPPVLLLLGLQLHEAQKIQELLKELDGEFMEIVFCTDDMIKRSLWEAVTTKQPDLKRVKIAESLPRICFLSGLTGEEMMMFIDAFPETGLEPVVFAAMVPNSADKPIFELTEEIMGDHELLTGSSSS